A portion of the Acanthopagrus latus isolate v.2019 chromosome 21, fAcaLat1.1, whole genome shotgun sequence genome contains these proteins:
- the LOC119011366 gene encoding zinc finger and SCAN domain-containing protein 20-like: MCSVVGCDSWLRNAQRFKLPDDPESRLVWVQFLFEVNRQRLKESSWTDITICSEHFTHDCFDNLSSLPGAVQLTSSAVPSLCIKSEPEEQELPEHPESYQVSAVCKEESDGSVSEGVADSHECVSGDCDGEVNQVEDLPFHSLDSAAKEEPVETTDAASQYDQPEADEIPSSESEESGPASPAAQESPVPSDASDDFMSDYRQVLQKVANLDIIREKAALLQMKGKCVVNENRLLLLFGRKCPSCGSEVKVEKFTYGLLIVLNRQCLQCEYRHQWKSQFHASIPAGEQLTGGTDVTPLIREIELTDEKRKTATGISEMVAVIDEESDTMDEVSGDEDDVDVDEDWDPTNLLDDRLLNDESDEDDDDDDDLVAGKHTELCSDCGKFFNKQKRHTCEHKIKPYSCNICGKRCVTEAALSSHSRVHDENYEHRCKYCYSPFKTKVDKITHEQTHLSEEKPYECPECPETFSTNKRRRVHLEVHGGPKQLECHICALPFYRKRALERHLLVHTGERAFKCSVCQRGFNQQSHLKSHMRLHTGERPYKCQHCDKCFNHNVSLKSHVQRYHASNSDSVDDAGETGQKATDRKKRKRRSTGRPKGRPKRNAAGNLVSEETQVQCSNTKAAKVKARKTKTTRCSDEES; the protein is encoded by the exons ATGTGCTCCGTCGTCGGATGTGACTCGTGGCTTCGTAATGCGCAGCGGTTCAAATTACCGGACGACCCGGAGAGCAGGCTGGTGTGGGTCCAGTTCCTGTTCGAGGTCAACAGACAACGACTGAAGGAGTCGTCCTGGACCGACATCACCATCTGCTCCGAACACTTTACCCACGACTGCTTTGATAACCTCAGTTCGTTACCCGGCGCGGTCCAGCTGACGTCCAGTGCGGTACCGTCTCTGTGTATCAAGTCAGAaccagaggagcaggagctACCTGAGCACCCCGAGTCCTACCAG GTGAGTGCTGTTTGTAAAGAGGAAAGCGACGGCAGCGTGAGCGAGGGCGTTGCAGACAGCCATGAGTGTGTGAGCGGAGATTGTGACGGGGAAGTGAACCAGGTGGAAGATTTGCCGTTCCACAGTTTGGATTCCGCAGCAAAG GAGGAGCCTGTGGAAACAACAGACGCTGCTTCTCAATATGATCAACCTGAAGCGGATGAGATTCCTTCTTCAGAGTCTGAAGAGTCGGGACCAGCTTCACCAG CTGCCCAGGAAAGCCCAGTGCCGAGTGATGCTTCAGATGATTTCATGTCTGATTATCGTCAGGTGCTACAAAAAGTTGCAAACCTTGACATAATCAGGGAAAA AGCTGCACTTCTACAGATGAAAGGGAAGTGTGTCGTGAATGAAAaccgcctcctcctcttgttcGGCCGCAAATGCCCGTCGTGTGGTTCtgaggtgaaggtggagaagTTCACCTACGGGCTGCTCATCGTCTTGAACCGACAGTGCCTCCAGTGTGAGTACAGACACCAGTGGAAGAGCCAATTCCATGCCAGCATCCCAGCAGGTGAACAGCTGACAGGAGGCACAGATGTAACGCCACTGATCAGAGAG ATAGAATTGACAGATGAAAAGCGCAAAACTGCCACAGGCATCTCTGAGATGGTTGCTGTTATTGACGAGGAGAGCGATACCATGGATGAGGTATCGGGCGATGAAGATGACGTGGATGTAGACGAAGATTGGGATCCAACAAATTTGCTGGATGACAGGCTTCTTAATGATGAATCTGATGAggatgacgacgacgacgatgatcTAGTTGCAGGcaaacacactgagctctgCTCAGACTGCGGAAAGTTTTTCAATAAACAGAAGCGCCACACGTGTGAGCACAAAATCAAACCCTATTCTTGCAATATTTGCGGAAAGAGATGTGTCACTGAGGCCGCTCTAAGTTCTCACAGCAGAGTCCATGATGAAAACTACGAGCACCGCTGCAAATACTGCTACAGTCCGTTCAAAACAAAGGTGGACAAAATCACTCATGAACAGACTCACCTCAGTGAAGAAAAACCCTACGAATGTCCCGAATGTCCAGagacattttcaacaaataaGAGGCGCAGAGTCCACCTGGAGGTTCACGGAGGTCCAAAACAGCTGGAATGTCACATCTGTGCATTACCATTTTACCGTAAGCGCGCTCTTGAAAGACACTTACTTGTCCACACGGGAGAGAGGGCTTTTAAATGTTCGGTGTGCCAACGTGGCTTCAACCAGCAAAGCCACCTGAAGTCCCACATGCGTCTGCACACAGGGGAGAGACCTTACAAGTGTCAGCATTGCGACAAATGCTTCAATCACAACGTGAGCTTGAAGAGCCATGTCCAGCGTTACCATGCATCCAACTCCGACAGCGTAGATGATGCAGGAGAGACGGGGCAGAAGGCAACAGACAGGAAAAAACGTAAAAGGAGGAGCACAGGGAGACCAAAAGGAAGACCGAAGAGAAATGCAGCTGGCAACTTGGTTTCGGAGGAAACTCAAGTACAGTGTTCAAACACTAAGGCTGCCAAAGTAAAGGCACGGAAGACAAAGACAACGCGTTGCAGCGATGAAGAGAGTTAG
- the LOC119011365 gene encoding myoneurin-like produces MCSVVGCDSWRRSAQRFKLPEDPESRLEWVQFLFEVNGQRLKESSWTDITICTEHFTDDCFINVTPETGTVRLKFDAVPSLCIKSEPEEPLESPHVELDQTTDVAYQWDASPESSAVLHSPDVSNAPGFDQSQRKILLDLNKERAALLQMKGKISVNESCLFQLFRRKCPSCGFKLQMEKVTCGLLIVLNLRCLKCDYSFQWKSQVNAIVPAAADQPEMRTDDDPSSTVFSEIVTFSDEESVPSEEGEEGDDGRVSSDGEWCPTEGILLAEELTKEFEEDSEDESEGDEEEELDSAGGLKINELCTECGRFFTIQKPHTCEHKIKPYSCNICGKRCVTQISLQVHSRIHDETYEHPCKYCHITFKTRLDKCKHEQTHQGCKDPYKCPDCPKAFATRKQRSVHLAGHRAPTEFKCGVCEIEFKDVHHLRRHSVVHTGLKPYKCSVCERGFNQSSHLKSHLRLHTGERPYKCPHCDYRFNHNVSLKSHLQRYHSSSSGGARKKGKTKDKASDSGDAKENENMKGTDSEFDNVDEEQDTEEEVQKEVQKEGTDAPKSKKRSTGRPRGRPKRNAAGKLIPAGEKTGRGSNSKTGKPQKKRKGSSEQESEDEQSDSEVSFVSAEEEEEEEMETAKKSTGRTKARAKNNSDSDFDPGEETKRKKSAGKRRGRPKKNPEV; encoded by the exons ATGTGCTCAGTCGTCGGGTGTGATTCATGGCGTCGCAGTGCGCAGCGGTTCAAGTTACCGGAGGATCCGGAGAGCAGGCTGGAGTGGGTCCAGTTCCTGTTCGAAGTCAACGGTCAGCGGCTGAAGGAGTCGTCCTGGACCGACATCACCATCTGCACTGAGCACTTCACTGACGACTGTTTTATAAACGTGACTCCGGAGACTGGCACGGTCCGGCTGAAGTTTGACGCTGTCCCGTCACTGTGCATCAAGTCAGAGCCAGAGGAGCCTCTGGAGAGCCCACATGTG GAGCTTGATCAAACTACAGACGTTGCTTATCAGTGGGACGCCAGTCCTGAATCAAGTGCAGTGTTGCATTCTCCGGATGTTTCAAATGCGCCTGGTTTTGACCAGTCGCAGCGAAAAATCTTGCTTGATCTGAACAAGGAAAG GGCCGCGCTCCTGCAGATGAAAGGAAAGATTTCCGTGAATGAAAGCTGCCTCTTCCAGCTGTTTCGCCGCAAGTGCCCGTCGTGCGGCTTCAAACTTCAGATGGAGAAGGTCACCTGTGGGCTGCTCATCGTCTTGAACCTGCGGTGCCTTAAGTGTGACTACAGCTTCCAGTGGAAAAGCCAGGTCAACGCCATTGTcccagctgctgcagatcaACCG GAAATGCGAACAGATGACGACCCCAGTAGCACAGTTTTCTCTGAGATTGTTACATTTAGTGACGAAGAGAGTGTTCCCTCGGAGGAAGGCGAGGAGGGCGATGACGGTAGGGTGAGCTCGGACGGCGAATGGTGTCCAACGGAGGGAATTCTGCTGGCTGAAGAGCTCACAAAGGAGTTTGAAGAAGACAGTGAAGATGAGAGTGAGggagacgaagaagaggagctgGATTCCGCGGGAGGCCTCAAAATCAACGAGCTCTGCACAGAGTGCGGACGCTTCTTCACCATCCAGAAGCCTCACACGTGTGAGCACAAAATAAAGCCCTATTCCTGCAACATATGTGGCAAAAGATGCGTCACCCAAATTTCTCTGCAGGTTCACAGCAGAATCCACGACGAAACCTACGAGCATCCTTGCAAATACTGCCACATTACCTTCAAAACAAGGTTGGACAAATGTAAACACGAGCAGACGCATCAGGGCTGCAAAGATCCGTACAAATGCCCGGACTGTCCAAAGGCGTTCGCGACCCGTAAGCAGCGCAGCGTCCACCTGGCAGGTCACAGAGCCCCGACGGAGTTCAAATGCGGAGTTTGCGAGATTGAATTCAAAGACGTGCATCACCTTCGGAGACACTCGGTGGTGCACACGGGGCTCAAACCGTACAAGTGCTCGGTGTGCGAGCGCGGCTTCAACCAGTCGAGCCACCTCAAATCACACCTGCGCCTGCACACGGGGGAGAGGCCGTACAAGTGTCCGCACTGCGACTACAGATTCAACCACAACGTCAGCCTGAAGAGTCACCTCCAGCGCTACCACTCGTCGAGCTCTGGAGGTGCACGGAAGAAGGGAAAGACGAAAGACAAGGCGAGCGACAGTGGTGACGCCAAGGAGAATGAGAATATGAAAGGCACAGATTCTGAGTTTGACAATGTAGATGAAGAacaagacacagaggaggaggtgcagaagGAGGTGCAGAAGGAAGGGACTGATGCACCGAAAAGTAAAAAGAGGAGCACAGGTAGACCCAGAGGAAGACCGAAGAGGAACGCAGCGGGAAAATTGATTcctgcaggggaaaaaacaggCCGGGGTTCAAACTCCAAGACCGGAAAAccgcagaagaagagaaaaggttCCAGTGAACAGGAGAGCGAGGACGAGCAATCAGACAGTGAAGTGTCCTTCGTCtcagctgaagaggaagaagaagaagagatggagacgGCGAAGAAGAGCACGGGGAGGACAAAAGCaagagcaaaaaacaacagtgactcTGATTTTGAcccaggagaggaaacaaagagaaagaagagcgCAGGGAAACGTCGAGGCCGACCGAAGAAGAATCCAGAGGTCTGA